A region from the Lolium perenne isolate Kyuss_39 chromosome 4, Kyuss_2.0, whole genome shotgun sequence genome encodes:
- the LOC127296193 gene encoding protein CHAPERONE-LIKE PROTEIN OF POR1, chloroplastic, producing the protein MLAHGLATNPLRATRCPVTSRASTAPLGLVSSLGFDRGCKDKVKLFINVDRYTKHGAVLGTQRCSRITPFASAAFGDRADSSTPIFPRINVKDPYQRLGVSKEASEEEIRAARNYLISNYAGHKPSVDAIESAHDKIIMQSFFDRRKPKVDMKKKFRELSQSRPVKAVQARFQTPNSKVIWKTAVTFVLLGVLTLLFPTEEGPTLQVLISCAANIYFLHQRLKSGWKSFFYGFGSFFASWFLATFLMVSVIPPILPGPRNLEVSTACVAYVFLFVSSTFLK; encoded by the exons ATGTTGGCGCATGGTCTAGCAACCAATCCCCTGAGGGCCACTAGATGTCCAGTTACTTCGAGGGCGTCAACTGCGCCGCTGGGGCTCGTCTCTTCGCTGGGCTTCGACAGGGGATGCAAGGACAAGGTTAAACTTTTCATCAATGTGGATAG GTACACGAAACATGGCGCTGTTCTCGGTACGCAGCGGTGTTCCAGAATAACACCGTTCGCATCTGCAGCATTTGGTGACAGAGCCGACTCTTCGACTC CCATTTTTCCTAGAATCAATGTGAAGGATCCATATCAGCGACTTGGGGTCAGCAAGgaagcttctgaagaagaaaTTCGAGCTGCCAGGAACTATCTCATAAGCAATTATGCGGGCCATAAGCCAAGCGTGGATGCAATTGAGTCTGCACACGACAAAATCATCATGCAGAGTTTCTTTGATAGAAGAAAACCCAAAGTGGATATGAAGAAAAAGTTCAGGGAACTTAGTCAGTCACGTCCGGTCAAGGCTGTTCAGGCCAGATTTCAGACACCAAATAGCAAAGTTATCTGGAAGACAGCGGTTACTTTTGTCTTGCTTGGAGTGCTTACCCTTCTTTTCCCTACTGAAGAAGGGCCAACTCTCCAGGTGTTGATCTCTTGTGCAGCAAATATCTATTTCCTTCACCAGAGGCTCAAAAGTGGATGGAAGTCATTCTTTTATGG GTTCGGATCCTTCTTTGCTTCCTGGTTTCTTGCCACATTCTTGATGGTATCAGTAATTCCGCCTATACTGCCTGGTCCGAGAAACTTGGAAGTGAGCACTGCGTGCGTCGCTTATGTGTTCCTTTTTGTATCGTCAACCTTCCTGAAGTAG